TGACGGTGTCGTCCGGCATGGTGCGCACCATGGTGACGCCGGGGATGTCCCAGGTCTCGGTGTATTCCTCGCGCGGGTCGCACACGGTGACCTGGAAGCCCAGGCCGACGGCGATCTGGCACAGGTATTTGGACAACTGCCCGGCACCGATCACCAGCATGCGGTAGCGCGGGCCGTGGATAGTCAGCAGGGTCTTGCCGTCGAACGCCAGCCCGTCGGTGGCATTGGCCGGGCCCAGCGTGGCCACGCCCGTGGCCATGTCCAGCGTGCGCGCGACCAGGCGTCCGTTTTCCACGGCGTCGAGCAGTTCGGCAATGCCGCTGGCCGGCTTGAGCGGCTCGGCGACCAGCTCGATGGTGCCGCCGCACGGCAGGCCAAAGCGGTGCGCCTCCTCGGCGCTGATGCCGTACTTGATCGCTTCCGGGCGGTCCGAGATGATGCCTTGCCGGCGCACGCGGTCGATGATGTCGTCCTCGATGCAGCCGCCCGAGACCGAGCCCACCACCAGGCCGTCGTCGCGCACCGCCAGCATCGCGCCCTCGGGCCGGGGCGACGAGCCCCAGGTCCGTACCACCGTCACCAGCAGCACGCGATGGCCTTGCTGCTGCCATTGCACGCTGTTCTTCAGGACTTCGAGATCCACGCTGTCCATGATCGTTTCCGCTTCGCTTGTTCTGTCGGTTCGTTATCGGAGTGATCGCCGGCGGCTGCGGCGG
This Cupriavidus nantongensis DNA region includes the following protein-coding sequences:
- a CDS encoding XdhC family protein, which codes for MDSVDLEVLKNSVQWQQQGHRVLLVTVVRTWGSSPRPEGAMLAVRDDGLVVGSVSGGCIEDDIIDRVRRQGIISDRPEAIKYGISAEEAHRFGLPCGGTIELVAEPLKPASGIAELLDAVENGRLVARTLDMATGVATLGPANATDGLAFDGKTLLTIHGPRYRMLVIGAGQLSKYLCQIAVGLGFQVTVCDPREEYTETWDIPGVTMVRTMPDDTVTDMKLDERCAVIALTHDPKLDDLALMEALRTRAFYVGALGSRRNNQARRERLKEFDLTELQLARLHGPVGIYIGSRTPPEIAISILAEVIAAKNHVSLPDILQVEGAKAAREMAASTGSSCDVAPDPA